In bacterium, the genomic window TCCAATGGATTGGCGACTTTCCGGCCCATTGTTCCGGGATTTCAGGATGGTCAACGGGTTGCGGTGCCAGAAGGGCTCAAGGAGGGTGACATTGTGATCCTGAACCCGGTGGCAATCGAGCCGGGGACAAAAGTGCGGGCTGTGAGTCGAGGCCGATAGGTGGAGGACGGATGGACCTGGCAATTTACGACCTGAAGCAACATAAAGGGAGGTTCATCGCCACGGTTGTCGGCGTGGGTTTGCTGTTTACCATCGTCCTGGCGATGAACGGCCTTTATCGCGGCAATATTTACGAAGGCCTCGCCCTCGTCAACGCTACCAATCCTGACCTCTGGGTCGTGGAAAGACATCGCGGCGGGCCGTTCAACGAACAATCAACTTTACCCGAATCTTACCACTACCGTGTCCAGGCGATTCCCGGCGTCGAGAAGGCCAGTCCGTTCATCTACTACACCGTGGAAAGGCCGATCAAGGGCCAAAGCCGGCATTTCAGCATCGTCGGCTACGATATCTTCGGCGGGTTGGGTGGACCCAAAGAAATTTATGCCGGGAGAAATATCGAGCAAGCCCACTACGAAATGGTCGTTCATCCAAAACTGGGAGTCCGTCTTGGAGACAGGATCCCCTTGGGACTCCATACCTATGCGGTCGTAGGCATGACCAAGGAAGCGATTTCTTCGGATGGTGAGGCGTTGGTGTATTTATCGCTTCCGGACGCCCAAGAGTTGCTCTACCAAAGGGACAACGAGGAGGTGCGCGCCCAGCGGGAAAGGTCGCTTAGAACATTGTCCGGACAGGGCTACCTATCGCCAGGCCAGGCGGAAAAACTGCTTCCCCGGGTGCAGTCCGACACGCATATCGTCAATGCGATTCTGGTCCGGTTGAAGCCCGGCGCAAATCGCTCCGAGGTGGCCGCCTGGGTTGAAAAATGGCTCTATCTTTCTGCCTTCAGCACGGAGGAAGAGGTTCAGTTGTTGCTGAAAGGCCGGCTGGCCAGCATGACCAAACAACTTCTGCTTTTCAGGACGCTTCTGCTGATTATCTCCGTGGTCATCGTTTCGCTGGTGTCCTATACGTTTACCATGGAAAAAATCCGCAGCATTGCGGTCATGAAACTCATC contains:
- a CDS encoding ABC transporter permease — protein: MDLAIYDLKQHKGRFIATVVGVGLLFTIVLAMNGLYRGNIYEGLALVNATNPDLWVVERHRGGPFNEQSTLPESYHYRVQAIPGVEKASPFIYYTVERPIKGQSRHFSIVGYDIFGGLGGPKEIYAGRNIEQAHYEMVVHPKLGVRLGDRIPLGLHTYAVVGMTKEAISSDGEALVYLSLPDAQELLYQRDNEEVRAQRERSLRTLSGQGYLSPGQAEKLLPRVQSDTHIVNAILVRLKPGANRSEVAAWVEKWLYLSAFSTEEEVQLLLKGRLASMTKQLLLFRTLLLIISVVIVSLVSYTFTMEKIRSIAVMKLIGAPNRVIVRMVMEQSLLLTIGGFLFGVVLIQNTYSLFPKTILRVPGDDLVVFVVAFAGGILASLLGLWEALKTQPAMALGG